Proteins encoded together in one Aminipila butyrica window:
- a CDS encoding sigma-54 interaction domain-containing protein, which yields MDMNYDYRKIKDHTNVMITDEHGVALFYDTPDLGVLKVLNLNPNEIIGHKITSLYANIDEETSTIMTVLKTGIPIIHNTQSLISKKGKQLRSYNSTYPIMEKGKIIGAVEFSTYVYTKENSSMLEQYSKHKIFRKNNTRYTIEDLVTVNPSMLEIKAKIAKLANTNTSVLIYGKTGTGKEVVAQSIHNLSQRYSEPFISVNCGAIPSTLLESLLFGTEKGSFTGSVDAKGIFEQADGGTLFLDEINSLDYHLQVKILKAIEEKAVKRIGGSKTIPLDIRIISATNESPDKIVAEKKLRDDLYYRLGVVQLNLPDLIERKEDIPSLLEFYVSHFNSTMNMRIEGVHPEVLAYFYRYRWPGNIRELRNAIEAAFNNASGSQINLKDIPEKIRGYVPAVSFSPSEHMAKSLKGTMEEYEQRILQEELLISGYRIAETARKLGLSKQLLKYKMEKYHLR from the coding sequence ATGGATATGAATTACGATTATAGAAAAATTAAAGATCATACTAATGTGATGATTACGGATGAACATGGCGTTGCGCTGTTCTATGATACACCTGACTTGGGGGTTCTGAAAGTGCTGAACCTCAATCCCAATGAAATAATCGGGCATAAAATCACGTCACTATATGCCAACATCGACGAAGAAACAAGTACGATTATGACGGTTTTAAAAACAGGGATACCAATCATACATAATACGCAGTCTCTAATTTCCAAAAAAGGAAAGCAGCTTCGCTCTTATAATTCTACTTATCCCATTATGGAGAAGGGAAAGATTATTGGTGCAGTTGAATTTTCCACATATGTTTACACCAAAGAAAACTCTAGCATGCTGGAGCAGTATTCCAAGCATAAAATCTTCAGAAAGAATAACACCAGATATACCATAGAAGATCTGGTAACAGTAAATCCGTCCATGTTAGAAATTAAAGCTAAAATAGCAAAGCTGGCAAATACGAATACTTCCGTTTTGATTTATGGCAAGACTGGTACGGGGAAAGAGGTTGTGGCACAATCTATTCACAACTTAAGCCAGCGGTATAGTGAGCCGTTTATTTCTGTCAACTGTGGGGCGATTCCGTCAACGCTCTTGGAAAGCTTGTTATTCGGGACTGAAAAAGGTAGTTTTACCGGATCTGTGGATGCAAAAGGGATTTTTGAACAGGCAGATGGCGGCACGCTTTTTCTGGATGAGATTAATTCCTTGGATTATCATTTGCAGGTAAAGATCTTAAAAGCAATTGAAGAAAAGGCGGTAAAAAGAATTGGAGGCAGCAAAACGATTCCTCTGGATATTCGGATTATATCGGCCACCAACGAATCGCCGGACAAAATTGTAGCGGAAAAGAAGCTGCGAGATGATCTCTACTATCGGCTGGGGGTTGTCCAGTTAAATCTTCCCGATCTGATAGAAAGAAAAGAAGACATCCCCAGCTTACTGGAGTTTTATGTCAGCCATTTTAACAGCACGATGAATATGCGGATTGAAGGCGTTCATCCGGAGGTACTGGCGTATTTTTACCGATACCGATGGCCGGGAAATATACGAGAGCTTCGAAATGCCATTGAAGCGGCCTTCAATAATGCGTCCGGTTCACAGATTAACCTAAAGGATATTCCTGAAAAAATTCGTGGCTATGTCCCTGCTGTTTCGTTTTCCCCTTCAGAACATATGGCAAAATCTTTAAAGGGGACGATGGAAGAATATGAACAGAGGATTCTTCAAGAAGAACTTCTAATCAGCGGATATCGAATTGCCGAAACAGCCAGAAAGCTGGGCTTATCCAAACAGTTGCTTAAATATAAGATGGAAAAATATCATTTGCGATAG
- a CDS encoding GNAT family N-acetyltransferase — MSATLSIRLAQRADAKDLLKIYEPYVTGTAITFEYEVPSVSEFADRISNTLKRYPYLVAVEAGQIIGYAYASPFKSRAAYDWAVETTVYLDVNVRGKGFGKQLYLALEDALKKQNIINLYACIAYASSSDAHLSNASAIFHEHLGYTQVGYFTKCGYKFDTWYDMIWMEKMLNEHSANPPVLLPVTAIF, encoded by the coding sequence ATGAGTGCAACCTTGTCTATTCGTTTAGCACAAAGAGCCGATGCGAAAGACTTGCTGAAAATCTACGAACCCTATGTAACTGGTACGGCCATCACTTTTGAGTATGAGGTACCGTCTGTTTCAGAGTTTGCAGATCGAATCAGTAATACCTTGAAGCGGTATCCTTATTTGGTTGCTGTGGAAGCAGGTCAGATTATTGGTTATGCGTATGCGTCCCCTTTCAAATCGCGGGCTGCCTACGATTGGGCAGTGGAAACCACTGTTTATTTAGATGTAAATGTTCGCGGTAAAGGGTTTGGTAAACAGTTGTACCTTGCTTTAGAAGATGCTCTGAAAAAGCAAAACATTATCAATTTGTATGCCTGTATCGCCTATGCGTCATCATCTGATGCTCATCTGTCCAATGCCAGTGCTATTTTTCATGAACACTTAGGATATACACAAGTAGGTTATTTTACTAAATGTGGCTATAAGTTTGATACTTGGTACGATATGATCTGGATGGAAAAGATGTTGAATGAACATTCGGCCAATCCGCCTGTTCTTCTTCCAGTAACAGCCATCTTTTAA
- a CDS encoding ABC transporter ATP-binding protein: MELKLSRVTKQYGSKLACDRISISFTPGVYGLLGANGAGKTTLMRMMCGVLAPTSGTISFNRIDVSHEDYRDALGYLPQGFGYYPEFSALDFLLYIAALKGLPKPKAKEKAWELLEQVSLEREARKKIKTFSGGMKQRLGIAQSLLNNPQILILDEPTAGLDPKERIRFRNLISRLGTDRIILLSTHIVSDVEHIANTILVMKDGLILHQGTRAEIIAAIEGKVWECILSPAEADKLCRKYPVINFRQEGPETTFLRLVSDEKPCPSALSVQATLEDLYLYYFSEVNEQ, translated from the coding sequence ATGGAACTTAAACTTAGCCGAGTAACAAAGCAGTATGGAAGTAAACTAGCTTGTGACCGCATTTCAATTTCTTTTACACCAGGTGTATATGGTCTCCTTGGGGCAAATGGAGCAGGAAAAACGACTTTGATGCGTATGATGTGCGGTGTATTGGCGCCAACTTCCGGAACTATTAGCTTTAATCGTATTGATGTCAGCCATGAAGATTACCGTGATGCACTGGGTTACTTGCCACAGGGTTTTGGGTATTATCCTGAATTTTCTGCGCTGGATTTCTTGCTATACATTGCCGCTTTAAAAGGTCTGCCAAAACCAAAGGCCAAGGAAAAAGCATGGGAGCTTTTGGAGCAGGTATCCCTTGAAAGAGAAGCAAGGAAGAAGATTAAGACTTTTTCTGGGGGGATGAAACAGCGACTGGGTATTGCTCAATCCCTGCTGAACAATCCACAAATATTAATTTTGGACGAGCCTACCGCGGGTCTTGATCCGAAGGAACGCATTCGTTTTCGTAATTTGATTTCGCGCCTCGGAACAGATCGCATTATATTGCTTTCTACACATATTGTTTCAGATGTGGAGCATATTGCAAACACAATCCTGGTAATGAAAGATGGGCTGATTCTTCATCAAGGAACAAGAGCTGAAATTATAGCAGCTATTGAGGGTAAAGTTTGGGAGTGTATTCTTTCCCCAGCCGAAGCAGATAAACTGTGTAGAAAGTATCCAGTTATTAATTTTCGTCAGGAAGGTCCGGAGACAACCTTCTTGCGTTTGGTATCCGATGAAAAACCGTGTCCGTCGGCATTAAGTGTACAAGCGACATTAGAAGATCTGTATTTGTATTATTTCAGTGAGGTGAATGAACAATGA
- a CDS encoding DUF975 family protein, which translates to MNQNIVWESCRNIRALARVALRGKWKIAAVATAIYFVALMVPAAILNMLFYGKANAEVLSNLYTFLVTAPFTVGYTIFCINLFRGNALEIAQIFYGFERFFKAMGLYLLMCLFILLWTILFIVPGIIAAYRYSQAFLVMVDYPEYSPMECLAESKRIMKGNKMKFFLLSLSFIGWAILAAIPMMIVVTPTALNAPQWSDLVTLIGSIPYFWLTPYLTVAGVAFYEMASGRLKPEVIDVQGSEIHRGDFVPQQVESSEYSGQSFAEGERSE; encoded by the coding sequence ATGAATCAAAATATCGTATGGGAAAGTTGCCGTAATATCCGGGCCTTGGCGAGAGTGGCCCTTCGAGGAAAGTGGAAAATTGCAGCTGTTGCTACAGCTATATATTTTGTGGCGCTGATGGTGCCCGCTGCCATTTTAAATATGCTCTTTTATGGTAAAGCTAATGCAGAGGTTTTATCTAATCTTTACACTTTTTTAGTGACAGCACCATTTACCGTAGGTTATACCATTTTCTGTATCAACCTATTCCGGGGAAATGCTTTGGAAATAGCTCAAATCTTTTATGGCTTTGAGCGGTTCTTTAAGGCGATGGGGCTTTATCTGCTCATGTGCCTGTTTATTCTCTTATGGACGATTTTGTTTATTGTACCGGGAATTATTGCTGCGTATCGGTACAGTCAGGCATTTTTGGTTATGGTAGATTATCCGGAATACAGTCCGATGGAGTGTTTAGCTGAAAGTAAACGGATCATGAAAGGCAATAAGATGAAGTTCTTTCTTCTAAGCTTGAGCTTCATTGGCTGGGCCATCTTAGCCGCCATTCCGATGATGATTGTGGTAACACCGACAGCATTAAATGCGCCACAGTGGAGTGACCTTGTCACACTGATTGGGAGTATCCCTTATTTTTGGCTGACGCCTTACTTAACTGTGGCAGGTGTAGCTTTTTACGAGATGGCCAGCGGCCGTTTAAAGCCAGAAGTTATCGATGTACAGGGCAGCGAAATTCATCGGGGGGATTTTGTTCCTCAGCAGGTTGAGAGCTCGGAATATAGCGGACAGTCATTCGCAGAAGGTGAAAGAAGTGAGTAA
- a CDS encoding acetyl-CoA hydrolase/transferase family protein: MAEENISQNWGRSLDGSDRRKDQRYKMKKKINKQMEEVKMDWKELYESRTCTAEEAVQKIKSHDRVVLAHSVSEPYELVDAMVANAENYENVTVSQMVSLGKGEYTKAKYKGNFRYEGWFTSACTRECLAEGHGQFVPVYFHDVPRYIRTGIFPVDVAMVTLSTPDRNGFCSIGASCDFTWQAIKSAKVVLAEINDQAPVIYGETFVHVSEVDAFVETSRPLPELKLPEICEVEKAIGKNCASLIEDGATLQLGIGAIPDAVLSQLKDKKHLGIHSEMISDGVVDLYEAGVIDNSQKSIDKGKITVTFLMGTKKLYDFADRNPALEMKPVDYVNDPVVISQCSKMVCINSCLQVDFLGQVVSDTIGTRQFSGVGGQVDFVRGAAMSLDEQGKAIIAMPSIVKKKDGSMMSKIVPFIEKGAVVTTNRHDVDYIVTEYGIARMKGQTMQDRARALIGIAHPEFREELKEEFEKRFNTTF; encoded by the coding sequence ATGGCAGAGGAAAATATCTCTCAAAATTGGGGAAGAAGCCTAGACGGAAGCGATCGCCGGAAAGATCAAAGGTATAAAATGAAAAAGAAGATTAACAAGCAGATGGAGGAAGTTAAGATGGATTGGAAAGAGCTTTACGAAAGCAGAACGTGTACAGCAGAGGAAGCCGTGCAGAAGATTAAGAGCCATGACAGAGTTGTACTGGCCCATAGTGTATCTGAACCCTATGAGCTGGTAGATGCCATGGTGGCCAACGCAGAAAACTATGAAAATGTAACCGTATCCCAGATGGTCAGTTTGGGCAAAGGGGAATATACAAAGGCTAAGTATAAGGGCAACTTCCGGTATGAGGGGTGGTTTACCAGTGCCTGTACCAGAGAATGTTTGGCAGAAGGACATGGTCAGTTTGTGCCAGTTTACTTCCACGATGTTCCTCGATACATAAGGACAGGTATCTTCCCGGTGGATGTGGCTATGGTAACGTTATCTACGCCGGACCGCAACGGATTTTGTTCCATTGGTGCCTCCTGTGACTTCACCTGGCAGGCCATCAAGTCCGCCAAGGTGGTTTTGGCAGAGATTAACGATCAAGCGCCAGTAATTTATGGGGAGACCTTTGTCCATGTCAGTGAAGTGGACGCTTTCGTGGAGACTTCCAGGCCATTGCCTGAATTAAAGCTGCCGGAAATCTGTGAGGTAGAAAAGGCTATTGGCAAGAACTGTGCGTCCTTGATTGAAGATGGAGCCACTCTCCAGTTAGGTATCGGGGCCATTCCAGACGCTGTGCTGTCCCAACTGAAGGATAAGAAGCACCTGGGCATTCATTCGGAGATGATTTCCGATGGGGTAGTGGATTTGTACGAGGCCGGTGTTATCGATAATTCTCAGAAATCCATTGACAAAGGTAAAATCACGGTAACCTTCCTGATGGGGACGAAGAAACTGTATGATTTTGCAGACAGAAATCCAGCTTTGGAGATGAAGCCAGTGGATTACGTAAATGACCCTGTGGTCATTTCTCAGTGTTCTAAGATGGTCTGCATCAATTCCTGTTTGCAGGTGGATTTCTTAGGTCAGGTGGTGTCCGATACCATCGGAACCCGCCAATTCTCCGGTGTAGGCGGCCAGGTGGACTTCGTACGAGGTGCCGCCATGTCTCTTGATGAGCAGGGGAAGGCGATTATTGCCATGCCTTCCATCGTCAAGAAGAAAGACGGCAGCATGATGTCTAAAATTGTTCCCTTCATCGAAAAGGGTGCCGTGGTTACTACGAACCGCCATGATGTAGATTACATCGTTACGGAATACGGTATCGCCCGCATGAAAGGCCAAACCATGCAAGACAGAGCCAGAGCGCTGATTGGTATTGCTCACCCAGAGTTCAGGGAAGAGCTGAAAGAAGAGTTCGAAAAGCGGTTTAATACGACATTCTAA
- a CDS encoding methyl-accepting chemotaxis protein, which translates to MDLHIKESIQKKILKNTAIIALTIALGLMAVMIFFMRSLTDYILIDTMQPMSKSAAQSVEANLHMMTDRVFMIGDTEAFTNPAMSVQAKQELLDKAKSGIEFAWLALYLPDGTLYTGSEDSPADISARSQFQQLQETQNLVIDDTQSTDAGLEIIMGTPIMGPDGQVAYYLLGSYAYDVINDIMSNIHIGKTGTTFIINEDGKFMAHQDMEQVSGGKSIFDHYGDGVTIQTMVKQMSQGQTGISKEGSWWDKRYFSYSPVRGTHWSLVITAPQEDFMTAANRAILVSGLITVLLLLVAAWMMLRLSKRLQRPLGRVTQRIATLAEGDLHTTIEVERTKDETEVLSQALADTVQRMNTYTTELSRVLSELSNSNLNVGVQGQFDGDFVIMKESLDQIVEFLNQVMYAIQQAAVEVSQTSYDIQENAVQIEQGSSGQAEALHHLSGETIIIEENVEEINRQSAEMRQLMEGMTVDLSTGKEHMDNMVAAMDRIHSNSEEIKKINAFLEDIAMQTNLLALNAAIEAAHAGEAGKGFSVVAKEIGDLAEKSGQASKQTAVMLDHSQLAIGEGVQRAEQTASSLEQITAVSDRLGQIATLLSDSVAKEKVALENINNQIGEINLLSRNNLVSSEKSAEASQTLTQQSDTLQKLVARFSLRGKEEKEGEYE; encoded by the coding sequence GTGGATCTACACATTAAAGAGAGTATTCAAAAGAAAATATTAAAAAATACGGCAATTATAGCCCTTACGATAGCTTTGGGACTAATGGCGGTCATGATTTTTTTCATGAGGTCCTTGACCGACTATATTTTAATAGATACCATGCAGCCTATGTCAAAATCTGCGGCCCAAAGCGTGGAAGCTAATTTACATATGATGACAGACCGGGTCTTTATGATTGGAGATACGGAAGCCTTTACAAATCCGGCCATGAGCGTTCAGGCTAAACAAGAGCTACTGGACAAGGCTAAATCTGGTATTGAGTTTGCTTGGTTGGCCCTGTATTTGCCGGATGGTACTTTGTACACGGGAAGTGAGGACAGCCCGGCGGACATTTCAGCAAGAAGCCAATTCCAGCAATTACAGGAAACGCAGAATCTGGTTATAGACGATACCCAAAGTACCGATGCTGGTTTGGAGATTATTATGGGAACGCCTATTATGGGCCCCGATGGACAGGTGGCTTATTATCTGCTGGGCAGCTACGCGTACGATGTGATAAATGACATCATGAGCAATATTCATATCGGAAAGACGGGAACGACTTTTATCATCAATGAAGACGGCAAGTTTATGGCCCACCAGGACATGGAGCAAGTCAGCGGCGGCAAGTCAATTTTTGACCATTATGGGGATGGGGTGACGATTCAGACCATGGTCAAGCAGATGAGCCAAGGACAGACCGGGATTTCCAAGGAAGGCAGCTGGTGGGATAAGCGATATTTCAGCTATTCACCAGTGCGAGGAACTCATTGGAGTTTGGTAATCACAGCTCCGCAGGAAGATTTCATGACGGCAGCGAACCGGGCTATTTTAGTCAGCGGATTAATTACTGTCTTGCTGCTGCTAGTTGCGGCCTGGATGATGCTGCGATTATCTAAACGGCTCCAAAGACCGCTAGGGCGGGTAACTCAGCGGATTGCGACGTTGGCAGAAGGCGATTTGCACACCACCATTGAGGTAGAGCGGACGAAGGATGAAACGGAGGTTCTCTCTCAGGCCCTAGCGGATACAGTTCAGCGGATGAATACATATACTACAGAACTCTCCAGAGTGCTGTCGGAACTTTCCAACAGTAATTTAAACGTGGGCGTTCAAGGTCAGTTTGATGGCGATTTTGTAATTATGAAAGAATCGCTGGATCAGATTGTAGAATTTCTGAATCAGGTGATGTATGCCATTCAACAAGCTGCGGTAGAGGTATCTCAGACTTCTTATGATATTCAGGAAAATGCCGTGCAGATTGAACAAGGGTCCAGTGGACAGGCAGAGGCCTTGCACCATCTGAGCGGCGAGACCATTATTATTGAAGAAAATGTAGAGGAGATTAACAGGCAGTCGGCAGAAATGCGCCAACTGATGGAAGGGATGACGGTCGACCTGTCTACAGGGAAAGAGCATATGGACAATATGGTCGCCGCCATGGACCGTATACACAGCAATTCAGAGGAGATTAAAAAGATTAATGCCTTTTTAGAAGATATCGCTATGCAGACGAATCTGTTGGCTTTGAATGCAGCCATAGAAGCGGCCCACGCAGGAGAAGCCGGTAAGGGCTTTTCTGTGGTGGCTAAAGAAATTGGCGATTTGGCGGAGAAGAGCGGGCAGGCTTCCAAGCAGACGGCTGTTATGCTGGATCATTCTCAGCTAGCCATCGGTGAAGGAGTTCAGCGGGCAGAGCAGACTGCGTCCTCGCTAGAGCAGATAACCGCTGTTTCGGATCGGTTGGGACAGATTGCAACCTTGTTGTCCGACTCCGTGGCCAAAGAAAAGGTGGCCTTAGAGAATATTAATAATCAAATCGGCGAGATTAATTTGTTGTCGCGCAATAATTTGGTTTCCAGTGAGAAGAGCGCAGAAGCCAGCCAGACCCTAACCCAGCAGTCGGATACCCTGCAAAAGCTGGTAGCCCGGTTTAGTCTGAGAGGGAAGGAAGAAAAGGAGGGGGAATATGAATAG
- a CDS encoding RNA polymerase sigma factor encodes MSINMQEQYDKIYRYCYYKVRNPLLAEDITQETFLRYFAQNVYIERGKRLAYLYTIARNLCIDTFRKIQPELLTEEIPGADCFEQIELNIMLREALKTLSEQEQELLLLRYANELSVGEISSILGISRFAVYRRTNAAIATLKKSFRKEDFL; translated from the coding sequence ATGTCAATCAACATGCAGGAGCAGTATGATAAAATCTATCGTTATTGCTATTATAAAGTAAGAAATCCCCTTTTAGCAGAAGACATTACGCAAGAAACCTTCCTCCGATACTTTGCGCAAAACGTCTACATCGAGCGCGGCAAAAGGCTTGCTTACCTCTATACCATAGCACGAAACCTTTGCATAGATACCTTTCGTAAAATACAGCCTGAACTATTGACGGAAGAGATACCGGGGGCAGATTGCTTTGAACAGATAGAACTTAATATTATGCTCCGGGAAGCCCTTAAAACCTTGTCTGAACAAGAACAGGAATTGTTGCTGCTCCGATATGCTAATGAGCTTTCTGTGGGAGAGATTTCTTCTATCCTTGGAATTTCTCGCTTTGCTGTTTACCGAAGGACAAATGCTGCAATAGCAACCTTAAAAAAGTCCTTCAGAAAGGAGGATTTCTTATGA
- a CDS encoding FMN-binding protein gives MNSKRYFLHNKKWLQLILALVLLISLLAGCGAKEGTLQDGYFTAEMSDYSHGWKEFVTIYVKDQEIVSVEYNAKNASGFIKSWDMAYMRQMNAIQHTYPNRYTRQYGKQVLEKQSAEGVDAVSGASTSGVSFQQLVQAAIDMSKSAKNEVAIVPAKKE, from the coding sequence ATGAATAGCAAACGATATTTCCTGCATAATAAAAAGTGGTTGCAGTTGATCCTTGCGCTAGTTCTTCTTATTTCATTGCTGGCTGGCTGTGGAGCAAAAGAAGGCACGCTACAAGATGGATATTTTACGGCAGAAATGTCGGATTATTCCCATGGATGGAAAGAATTTGTCACTATTTATGTAAAGGATCAAGAGATTGTGTCGGTAGAATATAACGCTAAAAATGCCAGCGGCTTTATCAAATCCTGGGACATGGCCTACATGAGGCAGATGAATGCCATTCAGCATACCTATCCCAACCGGTACACTAGGCAATATGGAAAACAGGTTCTTGAAAAGCAATCGGCAGAGGGGGTAGACGCGGTCAGTGGAGCTTCCACTTCAGGGGTGTCTTTCCAGCAGCTTGTTCAGGCCGCTATAGATATGTCAAAGTCAGCAAAAAATGAGGTAGCTATTGTTCCTGCTAAAAAAGAGTAG
- the cuyB gene encoding cysteate racemase codes for MSKLVGILGGMGPMASQLFYKMVTDMTDAGCDQEHVNLLLYSDSSMPDRTAAILKGDYENVQAQLLADAQILERSGCQAIGITCNTAHFFADRIKDEIGIPIIHMIQETAQQVAEEAREQKVALLATDGTIRTRLYQDRLEQAGVVPVILPEDMQKMVMYQIYERIKNGKPCDEEKWAVLDEFIREAGCKRAILACTELSVIREELALDDFYVDPLRVLACEVIEFSGKKLKLC; via the coding sequence GTGAGTAAACTTGTAGGGATTCTGGGAGGCATGGGCCCCATGGCCTCTCAGCTGTTCTACAAGATGGTGACCGACATGACGGATGCCGGTTGCGATCAGGAGCATGTGAACCTGCTCTTGTACAGCGATTCTTCCATGCCCGATCGAACCGCAGCCATCTTGAAGGGCGATTATGAGAACGTCCAGGCACAGCTGCTAGCGGATGCGCAAATACTGGAGAGAAGTGGGTGCCAGGCCATTGGCATCACCTGTAATACAGCTCACTTTTTCGCAGACCGGATAAAAGACGAAATTGGTATACCTATTATCCACATGATACAGGAGACCGCCCAGCAGGTGGCAGAGGAGGCCCGAGAACAGAAGGTTGCTTTGCTGGCTACAGATGGAACGATTCGGACCAGACTGTATCAGGATCGGCTGGAGCAGGCGGGCGTTGTGCCTGTTATCCTGCCAGAAGATATGCAGAAAATGGTCATGTACCAAATCTATGAGCGAATAAAAAACGGAAAGCCCTGTGATGAGGAAAAATGGGCTGTACTGGATGAATTTATCAGAGAAGCTGGCTGTAAACGAGCTATCTTAGCTTGTACAGAGCTCTCGGTAATTAGGGAAGAACTCGCTTTAGACGACTTTTATGTAGATCCTTTGAGGGTACTGGCTTGTGAAGTAATCGAATTTAGCGGTAAAAAATTAAAGCTGTGTTAA
- a CDS encoding ABC transporter permease: MSEFWNLVGFEYKKILCKRSIQIALMLAVLLTAFTVIGTLLGSYYVDGKPYESNYDAMIKDRAYARALSGQSLDTELIMKTVNAYAQIPESEVYQSTQEYQNIARPYSPIYGTIRSVFNTASKRFNMEDFQVLTKAQAKDYYSARSEKLQQSIQQTQMGDKAKMQMLVLDEQVKTPLIFSYTDGFTRFFVMVNTLGLFSAFVMAVCIAPLFSGEYSSGADQLILSSKRGKNRLIYAKLFTGFSLAVIIGLVLLAFAFCLSLAVFGTEGGNAPLQLHLILSPYPLTMGQTALLLTIVSSFAYLMTAAITMLLSAKLKSSFGVIIWVSLLLIAPMLGSVSENNILLYNLYHLFPTQMTSLASVVAVIQYEFAGMVVGPYVFLPLFAIIVSVLLTPLAYQSFKNHQIG, from the coding sequence ATGAGTGAATTCTGGAATCTAGTTGGATTTGAATATAAAAAAATTTTATGTAAGAGAAGCATACAAATTGCTTTGATGCTTGCTGTTCTTCTTACAGCATTCACTGTTATTGGGACCCTTCTTGGCAGTTACTATGTGGATGGCAAACCTTATGAATCCAATTATGACGCAATGATTAAAGATAGAGCCTATGCCCGCGCGCTTTCAGGTCAATCGCTGGATACCGAGTTGATTATGAAGACAGTCAATGCCTATGCGCAGATTCCTGAGTCAGAGGTCTACCAGTCTACGCAGGAATATCAAAACATTGCACGCCCCTACAGCCCAATTTACGGAACGATTCGAAGTGTTTTCAATACGGCATCCAAACGCTTTAATATGGAGGATTTTCAAGTCCTTACCAAAGCACAGGCAAAAGATTATTACAGTGCCAGAAGTGAGAAGTTGCAACAATCCATCCAGCAAACCCAGATGGGAGACAAAGCGAAGATGCAAATGCTGGTTCTGGATGAACAAGTTAAAACACCACTTATCTTTTCTTATACGGATGGGTTTACACGTTTTTTTGTAATGGTCAATACGCTGGGGCTGTTTTCAGCGTTTGTTATGGCGGTTTGTATAGCTCCGCTGTTTTCTGGAGAATATAGTTCCGGTGCAGATCAGCTCATTTTGTCCTCCAAACGCGGGAAGAACCGACTCATTTACGCAAAGCTTTTTACAGGCTTTTCTCTAGCAGTAATCATTGGTCTTGTTCTGCTTGCGTTTGCCTTTTGTCTGTCGCTGGCTGTATTTGGCACAGAGGGAGGGAATGCGCCTTTGCAGCTTCATTTAATTCTATCTCCGTATCCGTTGACCATGGGTCAGACCGCACTGTTGCTGACGATTGTTAGTTCGTTTGCCTACCTGATGACGGCGGCGATTACTATGCTGCTTTCGGCGAAGCTGAAATCGTCCTTTGGTGTAATTATTTGGGTGAGCCTCTTACTGATTGCTCCTATGTTGGGCAGTGTTTCAGAAAATAACATACTGCTCTATAATCTGTATCATCTTTTCCCTACACAAATGACCTCCCTTGCGTCAGTAGTGGCTGTGATTCAATATGAATTCGCGGGTATGGTGGTTGGTCCCTATGTGTTCCTTCCCCTATTTGCGATTATAGTCAGTGTCTTGTTGACCCCATTGGCTTATCAATCTTTTAAAAATCATCAAATTGGTTAA
- a CDS encoding thiamine diphosphokinase — translation MKRCIIITAFITGTIRHSVSLSAQDYIICSDGGFQLARKEDILPQLVIGDLDSVTEKPDSLVETQIYPVEKDDTDTMLCIKYAAERDFDEICLIGGMGGRLDHTLGNLQAMAWAAEYWQAQGKNSRRIRMVDNQNDVLLMTPGQILLEGVPGEKLSLISHSDCCLGVTTSRLKWELVNAQLTNRFPLGISNEFADISCQITLEEGMLLILRCRDMEQH, via the coding sequence ATGAAGCGATGCATCATCATTACAGCTTTTATCACCGGAACCATCCGTCACAGCGTTTCCCTATCCGCCCAGGACTATATCATCTGCTCCGACGGCGGCTTTCAGCTGGCCAGAAAAGAAGACATCCTTCCTCAGCTGGTCATTGGAGATTTGGATTCTGTCACGGAAAAGCCAGACTCCCTTGTGGAGACTCAAATCTATCCGGTAGAAAAAGATGATACAGACACCATGCTCTGTATTAAATATGCCGCGGAGCGGGACTTTGATGAAATCTGCTTAATCGGAGGTATGGGTGGCCGGCTGGACCACACGCTAGGCAACCTGCAAGCTATGGCCTGGGCTGCGGAATACTGGCAGGCTCAAGGAAAAAACAGCCGCCGTATCCGCATGGTGGATAACCAAAACGATGTGCTTTTAATGACTCCGGGACAAATCCTGCTGGAGGGTGTCCCCGGTGAAAAGTTGTCCTTGATTAGCCATTCCGATTGCTGCCTAGGAGTCACCACCAGCCGGCTGAAATGGGAACTGGTAAATGCCCAACTGACCAACCGCTTTCCCCTGGGTATCAGCAACGAGTTTGCCGACATCAGCTGTCAAATTACGCTAGAAGAAGGTATGCTGCTGATTCTTCGTTGCCGGGACATGGAACAACATTAA